In Candidatus Binataceae bacterium, one genomic interval encodes:
- a CDS encoding CGNR zinc finger domain-containing protein, with protein LSRVDAASLAKGRPGDLPNLIYELRQWLDLESDEPLNAKVSDLEKKPTRLQAMIDRVAGLLGAVADRKSFRADYSGGSVILDAGKLGSEAGRALSYRDANLEDAVLRVALDDLYEDVEAPLRIQRCQEPECLRVFLAERKNQKYCSHRCANKMATRVYRKTHGKERAERERARYERQVRGRTAAAVKLARRPRVRVES; from the coding sequence AGCTCTCTCGCGTCGACGCTGCCTCACTGGCTAAGGGGCGCCCCGGCGACCTTCCGAACCTGATTTACGAATTACGACAATGGCTAGACCTCGAATCTGACGAACCGCTCAACGCGAAGGTGAGCGATTTGGAGAAGAAACCTACTCGGCTCCAAGCCATGATTGATCGAGTGGCTGGTCTGCTTGGCGCAGTTGCAGACCGGAAATCCTTCCGCGCGGATTACTCGGGCGGTAGTGTAATCCTCGACGCCGGAAAGTTGGGCTCAGAGGCCGGAAGAGCCTTGAGCTATCGCGATGCGAATCTCGAAGATGCCGTCCTACGCGTGGCGCTGGATGATCTCTATGAGGATGTTGAGGCCCCTCTCAGAATCCAGCGGTGCCAGGAACCCGAGTGCTTGAGGGTATTTTTGGCTGAGCGGAAAAATCAGAAATATTGCAGTCACCGCTGCGCCAACAAGATGGCGACTCGCGTGTACCGAAAGACCCACGGGAAGGAACGTGCTGAGCGCGAGCGGGCGCGGTATGAGCGCCAGGTCAGAGGGCGCACTGCTGCAGCCGTTAAACTTGCACGTCGGCCCCGCGTACGAGTGGAATCGTGA